From Leptidea sinapis chromosome 12, ilLepSina1.1, whole genome shotgun sequence, the proteins below share one genomic window:
- the LOC126967097 gene encoding PAX-interacting protein 1-like: MSRDNTVVIAKRTDGNKYRRAREWGIPVVSAAWLTDLLLGNMTALSQIENAKYQQFNLASPFRMDYSLVSHLMNAWKMPINITQESHERAKRSAAAAGERRAKRARLEPPGASPGPPPPALAGAPHAAPPLHLAPRVLLSNVTPQRQNRVAAIVRQLGGLVVTSAAEATHLVMDKLARTCKLVSCLITVKHLLTTDWVTESQRINKFADEAEFALRSETFNSTFRCDIDEVLLSGETRKKLFEGITFYLTPCVKPAKASLTEMIELCGGRVEKNRRSYVSIQEMHSQKPFSYLVLTVPNDLHLVYYLLQSEKTLNVVCNTEVVLSAIMRQRLEIEEFLVRLE, from the exons ATGAGCCGGGATAACACGGTGGTGATAGCTAAACGTACGGACGGCAACAAGTACCGACGGGCACGTGAATGGGGCATCCCCGTAGTGAGCGCAGCCTGGCTCACTGACCTGCTGCTGGGAAACATGACGGCGCTTTCTCAG aTAGAGAACGCGAAGTATCAGCAATTTAATTTGGCGAGCCCGTTCCGCATGGACTATAGCTTAGTTTCCCATTTAATGA ATGCATGGAAAATGCCGATAAATATAACGCAAGAATCTCATGAACGAGCTAAACGCAGCGCGGCGGCGGCGGGCGAGCGGCGTGCCAAGCGGGCCCGACTGGAGCCCCCCGGGGCCTCGCCCGGGCCTCCCCCGCCCGCCTTGGCTGGGGCCCCGCACGCCGCGCCCCCGCTGCACCTCGCTCCTCGCGTGCTTTTGTCTAACGTCACGCCACAGAGGCAAAATAGAGTCGCAGCGATTGTCAg GCAATTGGGTGGCTTGGTTGTAACATCAGCGGCGGAAGCCACTCATCTGGTGATGGACAAGCTGGCCCGCACGTGTAAACTCGTCAGCTGCCTCATCACCGTGAAACACCTCCTCACAACCGACTGGGTCACAGAGAGTCAGCGTATCAACAAGTTCGCCGACGAGGCGGAATTCGCGCTTCGTAGCGAAACGTTCAACTCGACATTCCGATGCGACATCGACGAGGTCCTGCTGAGCGGTGAAACAAGAAAGAAACTCTTCGAAGGCATCACTTTCTATCTCACGCCGTGCGTGAAACCTGCCAAAGCAAGCCTTACTGAAATGATCGAACTGTGCGGTGGAAGAGTTGAGAAGAATCGCCGTTCATATGTGTCGATACAGGAGATGCACAGCCAGAAGCCTTTTAGCTATTTGGTGCTGACTGTACCTAACGACTTGCACCTAGTGTACTATTTGCTACAGTCAGAGAAGACTTTGAACGTCGTATGCAACACCGAGGTCGTGCTGTCTGCTATTATGAGGCAGAGACTTGAGATTGAAGAGTTTCTTGTTCGTTTGGAGTAA